The Pseudomonas sp. FP2309 genome has a window encoding:
- the rfbD gene encoding dTDP-4-dehydrorhamnose reductase translates to MIRLLRILITGQHGQVSRALQQQLHGLGELIILGRDQLDLANPEHIRKQIRTHHPDLIINAAAHTAVDLAESEPDVAFAINAIAPGVLAEEAKALGIPLIHYSTDYVFDGSKPAPYTEADMPDPLGVYGRSKLAGERAIAAVGGAYLILRTSWVYSNHGKNFLLTLERLLQEKPHLRIVADQIGAPTWAGTIARSTHTLIERWQAGKPGEWGVYHLTARGETSWFGFAQAIAEHLRADGKACAELEAIPSSAYPTPARRPLNSRLNCSRLQQQWQVSQPPWQDALRECLAERH, encoded by the coding sequence TTGATTAGGCTTTTAAGAATCCTCATCACCGGCCAACACGGCCAAGTCTCCCGCGCGCTGCAGCAGCAGCTTCATGGCCTTGGCGAATTGATCATCCTGGGCCGCGACCAACTGGACCTGGCCAACCCCGAGCACATCCGCAAGCAAATACGCACCCACCACCCGGACCTGATCATCAACGCCGCCGCCCACACGGCGGTCGATCTCGCCGAAAGCGAACCGGACGTCGCCTTCGCCATCAACGCCATCGCCCCCGGCGTGCTGGCTGAAGAGGCCAAGGCGCTGGGTATCCCGCTGATCCACTACTCCACCGACTACGTATTCGACGGCAGCAAGCCTGCGCCCTACACCGAAGCTGACATGCCCGACCCGCTGGGCGTCTACGGCAGGAGCAAGCTGGCCGGCGAGCGTGCGATTGCAGCGGTGGGCGGCGCGTACCTGATCCTGCGCACCAGTTGGGTGTATTCCAATCACGGCAAGAATTTCCTGCTGACCCTGGAGCGCCTGCTGCAGGAAAAGCCGCACCTGCGCATCGTAGCCGACCAGATCGGCGCGCCGACCTGGGCCGGGACCATTGCCCGCAGCACCCACACGTTGATCGAACGCTGGCAAGCCGGCAAGCCGGGGGAATGGGGCGTCTATCACCTGACCGCCCGAGGTGAAACCTCGTGGTTTGGTTTCGCCCAGGCGATTGCCGAGCATTTGCGCGCCGATGGCAAGGCTTGCGCTGAACTGGAAGCGATCCCCTCCAGTGCCTACCCCACACCGGCCAGGCGCCCATTGAACTCGCGCCTCAATTGCAGTCGCCTGCAACAGCAATGGCAGGTCAGCCAACCGCCGTGGCAGGACGCATTGCGCGAGTGTCTTGCCGAGCGGCACTAG
- the rfbA gene encoding glucose-1-phosphate thymidylyltransferase RfbA yields the protein MMKGIVLAGGSGTRLHPITLGVSKQLLPVYDKPMIYYPISVLMLAGIRDILVISTPVDLPQYRNLLGDGSQFGVRFSYAEQPSPDGLAQAFIIGEEFIGDDPVCLILGDNIFHGQHFGDQLRAAAKRASGATVFGYWVKDPQRFGVIDFDSEGRALSIEEKPLKPKSPYAVTGLYFYDNDVIQIAKEVKPSHRGELEITDINNAYLKRGDLQVERFGRGFAWLDTGTHDSLLEASLYVQTIEHRQGLKVACLEEIAYQNRWIDREYLLERAKYFGKTGYGQYLLTLARDNPYECIRH from the coding sequence ATGATGAAGGGAATCGTATTGGCAGGCGGCTCTGGCACCCGCCTGCACCCCATTACCCTGGGTGTGTCCAAGCAATTGCTGCCCGTGTATGACAAGCCGATGATCTACTATCCGATCTCGGTGCTGATGCTGGCAGGAATCAGGGACATCTTGGTGATCTCCACCCCGGTGGACTTGCCGCAATATCGAAACTTGCTGGGAGATGGCAGCCAGTTTGGCGTACGTTTCAGCTATGCCGAACAGCCATCTCCGGATGGATTGGCGCAGGCGTTTATCATCGGTGAAGAGTTTATCGGTGATGATCCTGTGTGTTTGATCCTGGGTGACAACATCTTCCATGGCCAGCATTTCGGCGACCAACTGCGTGCCGCGGCAAAACGGGCTTCGGGCGCCACGGTATTCGGCTACTGGGTCAAAGATCCCCAGCGTTTTGGTGTAATCGACTTCGATAGCGAGGGGCGTGCTCTGTCTATCGAAGAAAAGCCGTTAAAACCAAAATCGCCTTACGCAGTAACCGGCCTTTACTTCTACGACAACGACGTGATCCAGATCGCCAAAGAGGTCAAACCCTCACACCGCGGCGAGCTGGAAATTACCGACATCAACAACGCTTATCTAAAGCGTGGCGATCTGCAAGTGGAGCGATTTGGTCGAGGCTTCGCTTGGCTCGACACAGGTACCCACGACAGTCTTTTGGAAGCCTCCCTCTACGTGCAGACCATTGAGCATCGCCAAGGCCTGAAAGTGGCATGTCTGGAAGAAATTGCTTATCAGAACCGTTGGATTGACCGCGAGTACTTACTTGAACGAGCAAAATATTTTGGCAAGACCGGTTATGGTCAATACTTGCTCACCCTAGCAAGGGATAATCCATATGAATGTATCCGCCACTGA
- the rfbB gene encoding dTDP-glucose 4,6-dehydratase, producing the protein MRILITGGAGFIGSALIRHLIQHTEHEVLNLDKLTYAGNLESLTGIASNSRYEFVQADIVDQASVSAVLTRFEPHAIMHLAAESHVDRSIDGPSDFIQTNIVGTYSLLEATRAYWHQLAEPAKSAFRFHHISTDEVYGDLHDVDDLFTETTPYAPSSPYSASKAASDHLVRAWQRTYGLPVLLTNCSNNYGPFHFPEKLIPLVILNALAGKPLPVYGDGLQVRDWLFVEDHARALLKVVTEGVVGETYNIGGHNEQKNIDVVRGICGLLEELAPQRPAGVEKFIDLITFVKDRPGHDQRYAIDASKIERELGWAPKETFETGLRKTVQWYLNNLEWCRRVQDGSYQGERLGNTDLKDLIA; encoded by the coding sequence ATGCGCATTCTCATCACCGGTGGCGCCGGTTTTATCGGTTCTGCGTTGATCCGTCACCTGATTCAACACACCGAACACGAAGTGCTCAACCTCGACAAACTCACTTACGCCGGCAACCTGGAGTCGCTGACAGGCATCGCGTCCAACAGCCGCTATGAGTTCGTCCAGGCCGATATCGTCGACCAGGCCAGCGTCAGCGCGGTGCTGACGCGCTTCGAGCCCCACGCGATCATGCACCTGGCCGCCGAGTCCCACGTCGACCGTTCGATTGATGGTCCGTCGGACTTTATCCAGACCAATATCGTTGGTACTTATAGCTTGCTTGAGGCCACGCGCGCCTATTGGCATCAGTTGGCAGAGCCGGCCAAGAGCGCGTTTCGCTTTCATCACATCTCCACCGACGAGGTGTATGGTGACCTCCACGACGTAGACGATCTGTTCACAGAAACCACGCCCTACGCCCCCAGTTCGCCCTATTCCGCAAGTAAGGCAGCCTCTGACCACTTGGTGCGCGCATGGCAACGCACCTACGGCCTACCGGTGCTGCTGACAAATTGCTCGAACAACTACGGACCATTCCACTTCCCCGAAAAGCTGATACCGCTGGTAATCCTCAACGCCCTCGCGGGCAAGCCCCTACCCGTCTACGGTGATGGCTTGCAGGTTCGGGACTGGCTGTTCGTAGAGGACCACGCACGTGCGTTGTTGAAAGTTGTAACCGAAGGCGTTGTGGGCGAAACCTACAACATCGGCGGCCACAACGAGCAAAAGAACATTGACGTGGTACGGGGCATCTGCGGGCTGCTGGAAGAGTTGGCACCGCAACGTCCGGCGGGAGTCGAAAAATTCATCGACCTGATAACCTTCGTCAAGGACCGCCCGGGTCACGATCAGCGTTATGCGATTGATGCCAGCAAGATCGAACGCGAATTAGGTTGGGCTCCCAAAGAGACCTTCGAGACCGGCCTGCGCAAAACTGTGCAGTGGTACCTCAATAATCTGGAATGGTGCCGAAGGGTTCAGGACGGCAGTTATCAGGGTGAACGTTTGGGCAACACTGACTTGAAGGATTTGATTGCATGA
- the rfbC gene encoding dTDP-4-dehydrorhamnose 3,5-epimerase, producing the protein MNVSATELLGVLIIEPKVFGDERGFFYESFNARDFAQIAGLQQPFVQDNHSRSQKGVLRGLHYQIEHPQGKLVRVTAGEVLDVAVDIRQGSSGFGKWASVRLSAGNSRQLWIPPGFAHGFLVLSDYAEVLYKTTDYYTPSAERCIRWDDSELNIDWQLDGPPILSAKDQVGKCLKDADLFP; encoded by the coding sequence ATGAATGTATCCGCCACTGAGTTGCTCGGTGTATTGATCATCGAGCCGAAGGTATTTGGCGATGAACGCGGCTTTTTCTACGAGAGTTTCAATGCCAGAGATTTTGCACAAATCGCTGGGCTGCAGCAGCCATTCGTACAAGACAACCACTCACGCTCCCAAAAAGGTGTGCTGCGTGGCCTGCACTACCAAATCGAACACCCACAAGGCAAGCTGGTTCGAGTAACAGCCGGTGAAGTGTTGGATGTGGCGGTGGATATCCGTCAGGGTTCATCCGGTTTCGGTAAATGGGCAAGCGTGCGCTTATCTGCTGGCAATAGCCGTCAACTGTGGATTCCGCCTGGCTTTGCCCATGGTTTTCTAGTGCTCAGCGACTATGCAGAGGTTCTCTATAAAACCACGGATTACTACACCCCCTCCGCAGAACGGTGCATTCGATGGGACGATTCAGAGCTCAATATCGATTGGCAGCTGGACGGCCCACCGATCTTGTCTGCCAAAGACCAGGTCGGTAAATGCCTGAAGGACGCGGACCTGTTCCCTTGA